The nucleotide window TGACAGCGAATGGACTACGGTTGTTACGGGTGAAAGAATAACACGAAGGGCGTTAGGGACGTTATTAAGTTACAGGAGCGTGATCTAAATCCCCCGTCTTTAGACGGGATACGCTAACTTAGGGACTGCTGAATAACGGACGCATCAAGCCCCCGCACGCCGGTTTTACGCGAGGAGGCTTGACCGTTCGTCCGCGGAAAGCGAAGCCATGGAAGCGGCATCCCGGCTTCAGCTGATAGCTGCACGTTGTTCAGCAATCCCTATTTATAATGGAACGATAATCATAATAATGCTATTTCATTACCGTTAGGGTTTTTTGACTAGAATAACAGAAAAGGAATGGCGTAAGGTTCATTCATGTCGTAGTCGTTTATACGAGTGATGTGGTAAACGCTGAAGGAGGTTTGAACGCTGGAGATGTCAGCATCCAGTCGAAGGCGATTTTGCTTAGTAAGGCACAATGGCGACGTGATCTTTGAGCAAATCAGTGATAAAATAAAAAGGCATGTTATACGAGATTCTGTCAGTTTGCTAAAGCTAAACTTATAAAAGATGAGCGAAAACAAATCCAAGTCATTGCAGGTATCATGACCGCGAAGGATAAATTTTTTAGCGATGATTTCGCTGTCATGATGATGAGGCGGCTTGGCGTGACAAAAATCGGAAGGATCATTGTGAAGGAAATCGAACAAGAGCGGCAAGCGGCTATTGAATGAGGGAGCTGCGTAAAAAAGCTCTCTTTTTTTGTTTAGTAGGTAAGAAAGTATAAATCAACTTTCTTACCTACATAAGTGCAACTAATGTCGTTTTAAATTAACATAGGGAGGTGTGGTCATGATGATCGTTGTTTTCTTACTCATCGGTGTTCTTATCGGCATTACATCCAGTTTGTTCGGGTTCGGCGGTGGTTTAATCGTCGTGCCGATTTTATACGCCTTCCTGCCCGAGACGATTCCGGCAGCTTTTGTGATGCATACGGCGATTGGCACATCGCTCGCGGTAATGATCATTAATTCCTTCAATTCAACGCTTAATCATGCGAAAAAAGGGAATGTGCAGTGGTCTATTTTTAAATTTTTCTTCATTTATATTGCACTCGGTTCATTGCTGGGCGGTTTTCTCGCTTATTTTTTTACGAGTGACCTCCTTCGTTTTGCATTTATCGCATTTTTAATGTATGTCATTCTATCAAGTGTCATTAAAAAAACATTTATCGGACAGTCGGGGGACCGTTTCCAATTTCCGAGTCGGCAAAAGGCAGTTACGACTGGGATTGGCATTGGCGCGGTTTCCACTCTTTTGGGTATTGGCGGCAGTGTGATGACGATTCCCTATCTTAGAAACCGGGGACTCAGCATGCTTCATTCCGTCGCGCTCGCAACGCCCCTTGGCCTCCCGATTGCCATCGTAGGCACATTCATGTATTTGGGGTTGGGGCTGCAAGTCCCGAACATGCCTGCTTCCACCATGGGTTTTATTTACCTGCCGGCGGTTGTCGGATTTGTGCTCGGGGGATTTATCGGTGTCCCCATCGGCAGAAGGATCGCTCAAAAGTTGCCCGATCCTCTGTTTTCCAAAGTGTATCTCGTTTTGCTCCTGACCGTCGTTATTATGATGATTATCGGATGAAGATGAACGCTTAATATTTTACAATTTCGTCCGATACATAGCATAGATCAATTTATCCCCGCTGATCATTATATCAGTGGGATTTTTGCGCGACGACAATGACTTGAAATTTGATGCAGAGGAGACATGATCGTGTTATTCAAGCAAAAGAACAAGGAACACATGAAGTTGGATATAAGCAGCAGCCAAGGCAGTATTAATGTGAATAGCGGAAGTGACGTCGAGAAGCAAATAAAAATGATCAGGCTTACAACGTACGATTTGCAGGTCATCCATGCCCTGCAACCTTTTGTCGTTGAAGAAATTGATACTATCGTCGCTCGATTTTACGAGAATCTGGAACATGAACCATCGTTGTTAACCATCATTCAAGATAAAAGTTCCATTGAAAAGCTGAAAAAGACATTAAAAAACCATATCGTCGAAATGTTTAGCGGGACAGTGGATGAGTCTTATTTGGAAAAAAGAAGAAAGATTGCACACATACACGTCCGTATCGGGCTACAAACGAAATGGTACATGTGCGCCTTCCAAGAATTGCTTTTATCTCTTATGGATGTGATCGAGAAAAATGTAATACGAAAAGAGGAATGCCTTCTTTCAATTAGGGCTGTATCAAAAATCATGAACTTGGAACAGCAATTAGTGATCGAAACATATGCCGCTGAAGAAGAAAAGCTAAGATCAGGAGCCGAAGAACAAAAGGTTGCTGTTAGGGACCAAGTAGCAAGTGCCTCTCAAAATCTTGCCGCTATCTCCGAAGAAACAAATGCCTCCCTGCAACAATTGAATGCCCAATCCGCTGAAATAACATCTTTGGCTAAAACAGGTGCGGAGTTATCTACGCTAACCGAAGAGCGTGCTCAAACAGGGAAAGAGCAACTAAATCATCAAAACGAGAACATGTCAAACATTGAAGGGACGGTAAATAATATAACGAAAGACGTGGAAGCGCTGCTCGAGCTATCGAAACAAATGCAGGAGATTGTGGATATTGTTACATCGATTGCCGATCAAACGAACCTTTTGTCTTTAAATGCCACCATTGAAGCAGCAAGGGCCGGGGAACATGGGCGAGGGTTTTCTGTTGTCGCCGAAGAAGTCCGTAAATTATCTGATCAAACAAAATCCTCTGTCTCGAACGTATCAGGCCTTATTTCGAATAGCAATAGTCAAATCAATACGCTAACGCATTCGCTTGAGAAGATCCGGCGTGCGGTTGGTAAAGGAAAAAGTGGGATGGAGAAAACCGAAAACCATTTTAAAGAAATCGTGCAAAAAATGGAAGAAACAAAAACACAGAATAGCAATATCGAAAGCGAGTTAATCTCTTTCAATAGTGCCATTGATCAATTAGGTGAGGCATTTAGCGAGGTCGCTGTCTCGGCAGAAAGCATGGCTACAGTATCGCAAGAGATGAGTGAAGCTCGTTTCATATATGAACAATCGTGACGGTGGATTGTAAAATAAAAACCCGGTGAACGTACACGCCGGGTTTAAGCTTCAGCTTTGATTTCGATCACAAGTTTTCCTTTCGTATGCCCGCTT belongs to Salicibibacter cibi and includes:
- a CDS encoding sulfite exporter TauE/SafE family protein, with product MMIVVFLLIGVLIGITSSLFGFGGGLIVVPILYAFLPETIPAAFVMHTAIGTSLAVMIINSFNSTLNHAKKGNVQWSIFKFFFIYIALGSLLGGFLAYFFTSDLLRFAFIAFLMYVILSSVIKKTFIGQSGDRFQFPSRQKAVTTGIGIGAVSTLLGIGGSVMTIPYLRNRGLSMLHSVALATPLGLPIAIVGTFMYLGLGLQVPNMPASTMGFIYLPAVVGFVLGGFIGVPIGRRIAQKLPDPLFSKVYLVLLLTVVIMMIIG
- a CDS encoding globin-coupled sensor protein — protein: MIVLFKQKNKEHMKLDISSSQGSINVNSGSDVEKQIKMIRLTTYDLQVIHALQPFVVEEIDTIVARFYENLEHEPSLLTIIQDKSSIEKLKKTLKNHIVEMFSGTVDESYLEKRRKIAHIHVRIGLQTKWYMCAFQELLLSLMDVIEKNVIRKEECLLSIRAVSKIMNLEQQLVIETYAAEEEKLRSGAEEQKVAVRDQVASASQNLAAISEETNASLQQLNAQSAEITSLAKTGAELSTLTEERAQTGKEQLNHQNENMSNIEGTVNNITKDVEALLELSKQMQEIVDIVTSIADQTNLLSLNATIEAARAGEHGRGFSVVAEEVRKLSDQTKSSVSNVSGLISNSNSQINTLTHSLEKIRRAVGKGKSGMEKTENHFKEIVQKMEETKTQNSNIESELISFNSAIDQLGEAFSEVAVSAESMATVSQEMSEARFIYEQS